From Desulfomonilia bacterium, one genomic window encodes:
- a CDS encoding D-sedoheptulose 7-phosphate isomerase: MKNRVDSIFKEALELHSKLTELVPVITEAASVMIDCIKNGGKIMFAGNGGSAADSQHLAAELVGRFMKDRIPLAGMALTTNTSIITAVANDYSFDDIFSRQVLGLGKQGDIFFGISTSGNSPNILKAIESARSAGIITIGLTGNGGGKMAQAVDYLIDVPYKGKSARIQEVHILIGHILCELIEDAVLSV, translated from the coding sequence ATGAAAAACCGGGTTGACTCGATATTCAAAGAGGCATTGGAGCTTCATTCTAAGCTGACGGAACTTGTCCCGGTAATAACTGAAGCAGCCTCAGTAATGATAGATTGTATAAAGAATGGCGGAAAGATAATGTTTGCCGGAAACGGAGGTTCCGCAGCCGATTCGCAGCACCTGGCCGCCGAACTTGTCGGCAGATTCATGAAGGACAGAATACCACTGGCCGGGATGGCGCTAACAACCAACACATCGATTATTACGGCAGTCGCCAACGATTATTCATTCGACGATATTTTCTCCAGGCAGGTGCTTGGACTCGGGAAACAGGGCGATATCTTTTTCGGCATATCGACCAGCGGCAATTCACCGAACATACTTAAAGCAATTGAATCGGCCAGATCTGCCGGAATCATCACGATCGGCCTAACCGGCAACGGCGGCGGCAAAATGGCTCAGGCCGTGGATTACCTTATTGACGTGCCCTACAAAGGCAAATCCGCAAGGATTCAGGAGGTGCATATCCTGATCGGCCATATACTGTGCGAACTCATCGAAGATGCTGTATTATCGGTTTGA